A section of the Methanococcus vannielii SB genome encodes:
- the smc gene encoding chromosome segregation protein SMC yields the protein MASLSEIHMKNFKSFKNAKLKIQNGFTAILGPNGSGKSNTIDGICFVLGKTSAKSLRAGKFNQLITYHGGKRETFAEVTLYFNNKDRRMPVDSDKVGISRKVKINGDNNYYLLWDEEKEVKEGVVIKRIKEEQRKKVKKSDILGIIGKISLNADGFNIILQGDLIKIIDTTPNERRKIIDEISGVAEFDEKGEKATKELEKAREFIEKIDIRINEVKNNLEKLKREKEEAETYVKLNAELKATKYIFTSKRIEFLKGILDKTGEEIEALVEMKSCFMKEISEYDVKSNDIKIKLQNLISELTEKGNEEIMEIHKSIKEMEVTVENDKKSLNRGLDDLKNVNLTSELKSKDLIETRNKIENIRIQTLEKESEINNLKTEIGNFELEKGKLKSKVEESETQTEILKQQERKLSEKINEFQNEFYSLKSEMNTLENEINKKSFGLNKNEEIIQSLKNELEEMKSKTEDTKLLYKELEDVAVELEFSKKQHLKLENDKKEYQLTLDKNHAEYIKENARIKTVKDMEDFSLDRAVKNVIDAKLPGIIDIAGNLGKTDAEYRVAVENAGGNRLNYIVVKRMDDGARAIQYLKRNNLGRTTFLPLDRINGPDAMYLNEEGVIGRAIDLVEFNPEYECVFKYVFGNTLIVKDLNIAKKLSKEHKARFVTLEGEVIEPSGAMIGGHSRKKSIIKVDIDTTKLQKLAGEITELESTLSNTKDEIERLNRSNATYSSRKMELESRLKVILEMENRKQIVLNSNGTRIKELELENKKFSEDLYYLNDSKEEINRKIDEISKKISSSTSQRDRVSEEIRSFENSEYSKRIRRLEENIIVFEKKKNELENEIKRDVILIKEVLIPKISELNTTIKELGEKKSILENNIQFYKVNVEKNFEILKNKRERYEELTKDLRELTEKKECYENEIEKINIEKRKLYSKINQNETQINSLSIDRAKYETKFEEEERKLYICENIEHISEEITEKINGFDVDTLERHQMNLENSLKKLEPVNMRAIEDYQYIVDRYEELFQKRADYENEEKKYLQLIEEVGKRKKEVFMDTYLRIAENYEKIYGEIGGSGKLSLENYEEPFSGGLLIDASPMNKKLQSLDVMSGGEKSLTALAFLFAIQRLTPAPFYVLDEVDAALDMKNAALIGEMIKNASKNSQFIVISHREQMISKSDVIYGVCMEQGLSKIVGLKI from the coding sequence ATGGCTTCATTATCTGAAATCCATATGAAAAATTTTAAATCTTTTAAAAATGCAAAACTGAAAATTCAAAATGGTTTTACCGCAATACTTGGGCCTAATGGTTCAGGTAAATCAAATACTATTGACGGCATCTGTTTTGTTCTTGGAAAAACGTCTGCAAAATCCCTTCGTGCTGGCAAGTTTAATCAGCTTATAACGTACCATGGTGGAAAAAGGGAAACTTTTGCAGAAGTGACTCTTTATTTTAACAATAAAGACCGTAGAATGCCTGTAGACTCTGATAAGGTCGGAATTTCTAGAAAAGTAAAGATAAATGGGGATAATAACTACTATTTATTATGGGATGAAGAAAAAGAAGTGAAAGAAGGTGTAGTAATTAAGCGAATTAAGGAAGAACAGCGTAAAAAAGTAAAAAAATCTGATATACTTGGTATTATTGGGAAAATATCTTTAAATGCAGATGGATTTAACATTATACTCCAAGGAGATCTTATAAAAATAATAGACACGACTCCAAATGAAAGGAGAAAAATTATTGATGAAATCAGCGGTGTTGCAGAATTCGATGAAAAAGGGGAAAAAGCAACAAAAGAGCTTGAAAAAGCGAGAGAATTTATCGAAAAAATAGATATAAGAATTAATGAAGTTAAAAACAACCTTGAAAAGCTTAAACGGGAAAAAGAAGAAGCAGAAACATATGTAAAGTTAAATGCGGAGTTGAAAGCTACAAAATACATATTCACATCTAAAAGAATAGAATTTTTAAAAGGCATTTTAGATAAAACTGGAGAAGAAATAGAGGCATTAGTAGAAATGAAATCCTGTTTTATGAAAGAAATATCAGAATATGATGTAAAATCAAATGATATTAAAATTAAACTTCAAAATTTAATCAGTGAATTAACTGAAAAAGGAAATGAAGAAATAATGGAAATTCATAAATCCATTAAAGAAATGGAAGTAACTGTTGAAAATGATAAAAAATCACTTAATAGGGGCCTTGATGATTTAAAAAATGTGAATTTAACGAGCGAATTAAAAAGTAAAGACCTAATTGAAACTAGAAATAAAATTGAAAATATAAGAATACAAACTCTTGAAAAAGAATCGGAAATCAACAATTTAAAGACTGAAATTGGAAACTTTGAGTTAGAAAAAGGAAAATTAAAGTCAAAAGTTGAAGAAAGTGAAACTCAGACTGAAATTTTAAAACAGCAGGAACGAAAACTATCTGAAAAGATAAACGAATTTCAGAATGAATTTTATTCTTTAAAAAGCGAAATGAATACTCTTGAAAATGAAATAAATAAAAAGTCTTTTGGATTAAATAAGAATGAAGAAATTATTCAAAGCTTAAAAAATGAACTTGAAGAAATGAAATCTAAAACTGAAGATACTAAACTACTTTATAAAGAACTCGAAGATGTTGCAGTTGAACTTGAATTTTCTAAAAAGCAGCATTTAAAACTGGAAAATGATAAAAAAGAATACCAGTTGACGTTGGATAAAAATCATGCTGAATACATTAAAGAAAATGCAAGAATTAAAACAGTAAAAGACATGGAAGATTTCAGTCTTGATAGAGCAGTTAAAAACGTAATTGATGCAAAGCTTCCTGGGATAATTGATATTGCAGGAAATTTAGGAAAAACTGATGCAGAATATCGGGTTGCAGTTGAAAATGCAGGCGGAAACAGGTTAAACTATATAGTTGTAAAGAGAATGGATGACGGTGCAAGGGCAATACAGTATTTAAAAAGAAACAATCTTGGAAGAACCACTTTTTTACCACTTGATAGAATCAACGGGCCTGATGCAATGTATTTAAATGAGGAAGGCGTAATTGGGCGGGCAATTGACCTTGTAGAATTTAATCCAGAATACGAATGCGTTTTCAAATATGTTTTTGGAAACACATTAATTGTAAAAGACCTCAACATTGCTAAAAAGCTTTCAAAAGAGCATAAGGCAAGGTTTGTAACTCTTGAAGGTGAAGTTATCGAGCCATCTGGTGCTATGATTGGTGGACATTCTAGAAAGAAATCCATTATAAAGGTAGATATTGATACAACAAAGCTTCAAAAACTTGCAGGAGAAATAACGGAACTTGAAAGTACGCTTTCAAATACCAAAGATGAAATTGAACGGCTTAACAGAAGTAATGCAACTTATTCGTCAAGAAAAATGGAACTTGAAAGTAGGTTAAAAGTTATTTTAGAAATGGAAAATAGAAAACAGATAGTCTTAAATAGTAACGGTACAAGAATAAAAGAGCTTGAACTTGAAAATAAAAAGTTTTCAGAAGATTTATACTATTTAAACGACTCTAAAGAAGAAATTAACCGAAAAATTGACGAAATATCTAAAAAAATAAGCAGCAGCACATCCCAAAGAGACAGGGTTTCTGAAGAGATACGTTCCTTTGAAAATTCAGAGTATTCTAAAAGAATTAGACGACTTGAAGAAAATATTATCGTTTTTGAAAAGAAAAAGAATGAACTTGAAAACGAAATAAAGAGGGATGTTATACTGATTAAAGAAGTGTTAATTCCTAAAATAAGTGAATTAAATACTACAATAAAGGAATTAGGCGAAAAAAAGTCTATTTTAGAAAATAATATCCAATTTTATAAAGTAAATGTTGAAAAAAACTTTGAAATCCTTAAAAATAAAAGGGAAAGATATGAAGAATTGACTAAAGATTTAAGAGAGCTTACTGAAAAGAAAGAATGTTATGAAAATGAAATAGAAAAAATAAATATTGAAAAAAGAAAATTATATAGCAAGATTAATCAAAACGAAACTCAAATTAATAGTTTATCTATTGATAGGGCAAAATATGAAACTAAATTTGAAGAAGAAGAGCGGAAACTCTATATATGTGAAAATATAGAACATATCTCAGAAGAAATAACTGAAAAAATTAACGGTTTTGATGTTGACACTCTTGAAAGGCATCAGATGAACCTAGAAAATAGTCTTAAAAAGTTAGAACCTGTAAATATGCGTGCAATTGAAGATTATCAATACATAGTAGATAGATACGAAGAATTATTCCAAAAAAGAGCAGATTACGAAAATGAAGAGAAAAAATATCTCCAATTAATTGAAGAAGTTGGAAAACGGAAAAAAGAAGTATTCATGGACACTTATTTAAGGATTGCAGAAAATTATGAAAAAATATACGGGGAAATTGGAGGAAGTGGTAAATTAAGCCTTGAAAACTATGAAGAACCTTTTTCAGGCGGCCTTTTAATTGATGCGTCCCCCATGAATAAAAAATTACAGAGTCTTGACGTGATGAGCGGAGGTGAAAAATCATTAACTGCGTTAGCATTTTTATTTGCAATTCAAAGGCTTACGCCTGCTCCATTTTATGTACTCGATGAAGTTGATGCTGCACTTGACATGAAAAATGCAGCCCTTATCGGAGAAATGATTAAAAATGCATCTAAAAATTCACAGTTTATTGTAATTTCACACCGAGAACAGATGATAAGTAAATCTGACGTTATATATGGGGTTTGCATGGAACAAGGGTTAAGTAAAATCGTTGGATTAAAAATATAA
- a CDS encoding DUF371 domain-containing protein, whose product MTFEFTIFAKGHENIIGSHKSTLEITKEEHLTCAGDCILGICADQSMVDFPKIFKENLKTSKKIVVEIEVEGLKEIITGKGNPNLTYTHEKDIVIRKSDFLCSRTLMINSDKASKDINREIIEKLKKGADLKFKIILE is encoded by the coding sequence ATGACTTTTGAATTTACAATATTTGCAAAAGGCCATGAAAATATAATTGGAAGCCATAAAAGTACTTTAGAGATTACAAAAGAAGAGCATTTAACATGTGCTGGTGACTGCATTTTAGGCATTTGTGCAGATCAATCAATGGTAGATTTTCCCAAAATTTTTAAGGAAAATTTAAAGACTTCTAAAAAAATAGTTGTCGAAATTGAAGTTGAAGGTTTAAAAGAAATAATAACTGGGAAAGGAAACCCAAATTTAACGTATACTCATGAAAAAGATATTGTAATTAGAAAAAGCGATTTTTTATGTAGTAGAACTTTAATGATTAATTCAGATAAAGCTTCAAAAGATATAAATCGAGAAATTATTGAAAAATTAAAAAAAGGAGCAGATTTAAAATTTAAAATTATTTTAGAATAA
- the aroD gene encoding type I 3-dehydroquinate dehydratase, which produces MICIPIIDNTVEKALISAKEALKYGDIVEFRLDLLDNLTKFDIEKFAKIPSIITIRANWEGGAWKESNNKRIEFLKHAIKHGAKFIDVELKEEKNLELVTYRNEIGSKTKIIVSYHDFEKTPEINELIDVVEKELKIGDIAKFATFSNSKKDVLKILEVMNKYPGDIIAIGMGESGKLTRILGLRFGSILTFASMKGKSSAPGQIDVTKLKEILNLIE; this is translated from the coding sequence ATGATATGCATACCAATAATTGATAATACGGTAGAAAAAGCGTTAATTTCAGCAAAAGAAGCTTTAAAATATGGTGATATTGTTGAATTTCGGCTTGATTTACTTGATAACTTAACTAAATTTGACATTGAAAAATTTGCAAAAATTCCTTCGATTATTACAATAAGGGCAAATTGGGAAGGCGGCGCTTGGAAAGAGTCAAATAATAAGAGAATTGAATTTTTAAAACATGCAATAAAACATGGTGCAAAGTTTATTGATGTTGAATTAAAAGAAGAAAAAAATTTAGAACTCGTTACATATCGGAATGAAATTGGTTCAAAAACAAAAATTATAGTTTCATACCATGATTTTGAAAAAACACCAGAAATAAATGAATTAATTGATGTAGTTGAAAAAGAACTAAAAATTGGAGATATTGCAAAATTTGCAACGTTTTCAAATTCAAAAAAAGATGTCTTAAAAATTTTAGAGGTAATGAACAAGTATCCAGGAGATATAATTGCAATAGGCATGGGCGAATCAGGAAAACTTACTAGGATTTTAGGGCTTAGATTTGGCTCAATTTTAACCTTTGCATCAATGAAAGGAAAATCATCTGCACCAGGCCAGATTGATGTTACGAAATTAAAAGAAATTTTAAATTTGATTGAATAA
- a CDS encoding DEAD/DEAH box helicase gives MHINHPLIKNNIIEARIYQQLVVANALKQNTLCVLGTGLGKTAIAALTIAGILSKRNGKVLIIAPSRPLVDQHQKSMNSFLNIDPEKIIVLNGKISPLKREEMWKTGKIFIATPQVAENDIISGILKTKDFSLLIADEAHHTTGNHSYTFVANTFKQNSHILGLTASPGSNIEKIMEICENLGVEHVEIKTEEDPDVLPYVAKVKMRPRKVELPKEFLDNLKLLKNALKERLTILKDNKVIYTINVNKSDLIGLNKKIMTMDDSIKYEMLKVSSEAVKIEHAIEMLETQGKSTFLNYYQKMLSQNTKSAKSITLDHRFLQVVENLNEINIEHPKYDKLLEITKEILEQNEKMIIFAQYRDTVQKIVELLSKHNIEAITFVGQSNKDGKGMSQKEQIKAIERFKSDANVLVSTSVSEEGIDISSVNYVLFYEPVPSEIRMIQRRGRAARGEGGEVIVLIAEKTRDEGYYRAGISKEKNMKNILKNMQETLNKKLSESKFENSEIKNEKNNNLNLNNIARLKADETVLKKENSAVKLENESKSETLDYLLTDNIERGFENKSLAKIIIDSRERHIGRYISKKANLEFKTLEIGDYIVSDRVAVERKTAEDFESSIIDKRLFNQLIDLKKYEKPLLIIEGDNFYRLRENAIQGTIFSIMIDYQIPIIFSKNMEDTANILVKIAEKEQLKEKRGISIRYGKRLMSIKERQKFLVEGLPDIGPVMAENLLNSLQTVEKIFGASEKELTAVEGIGKITAKKIREVVTKTYNEKNTMKNEDLL, from the coding sequence TTGCACATAAATCATCCATTAATAAAAAATAATATAATTGAAGCGAGAATTTACCAACAACTCGTAGTTGCAAATGCGTTAAAGCAAAATACTTTGTGTGTTCTTGGAACAGGTTTAGGTAAAACTGCAATTGCAGCACTTACTATTGCAGGAATTTTATCAAAAAGAAATGGAAAAGTTTTAATTATTGCACCATCAAGACCCCTTGTAGATCAGCACCAAAAAAGTATGAATTCATTTTTAAATATTGACCCAGAAAAAATAATTGTTTTAAATGGAAAAATTTCCCCTTTAAAACGAGAAGAAATGTGGAAAACCGGGAAAATTTTTATTGCAACTCCTCAAGTTGCAGAAAATGATATAATTTCTGGAATTTTAAAGACAAAAGATTTTTCACTTTTAATTGCAGATGAAGCACATCACACAACGGGAAATCATTCTTACACTTTTGTTGCAAATACTTTTAAACAAAATTCCCATATTTTGGGTTTAACGGCATCTCCGGGTTCAAATATTGAAAAAATAATGGAAATATGTGAGAATTTAGGGGTTGAACACGTCGAAATTAAAACTGAAGAAGATCCAGATGTTTTACCATATGTTGCAAAAGTTAAAATGAGGCCTAGAAAGGTAGAACTTCCAAAAGAGTTTTTAGACAATTTAAAACTTTTGAAAAACGCATTAAAAGAACGTCTAACTATATTAAAAGATAATAAAGTAATTTATACTATAAACGTAAATAAATCCGACTTAATTGGGTTAAATAAAAAAATAATGACAATGGACGATTCAATTAAATACGAGATGTTAAAAGTGTCATCAGAAGCAGTTAAAATTGAACACGCAATAGAAATGCTTGAAACCCAAGGAAAAAGCACTTTTTTAAATTACTATCAAAAAATGCTCTCACAAAACACGAAATCTGCAAAAAGTATTACATTAGACCATAGATTTTTACAAGTCGTTGAAAATTTAAATGAAATTAATATAGAACATCCAAAATACGATAAACTTCTTGAAATCACGAAAGAAATTTTAGAGCAGAATGAAAAAATGATTATTTTTGCACAGTATCGCGATACAGTTCAAAAAATTGTAGAATTACTCTCTAAACATAACATCGAAGCAATAACGTTTGTTGGGCAGTCTAATAAAGATGGAAAAGGAATGAGCCAAAAAGAACAGATAAAAGCTATTGAACGGTTTAAATCTGATGCAAATGTGCTTGTTTCAACAAGCGTTTCTGAGGAAGGAATAGACATTTCAAGCGTTAATTATGTTTTATTTTACGAACCAGTTCCTTCAGAAATTAGAATGATTCAGCGAAGAGGACGTGCTGCAAGAGGCGAAGGTGGCGAAGTAATAGTATTAATTGCCGAAAAAACACGAGATGAGGGTTATTACCGAGCAGGAATTTCTAAAGAAAAAAATATGAAAAATATATTAAAAAATATGCAAGAAACACTAAATAAAAAACTTTCAGAGTCAAAATTTGAAAATTCTGAAATCAAAAATGAAAAAAATAATAATTTGAATTTAAATAATATTGCAAGATTAAAAGCTGATGAAACAGTACTTAAAAAAGAAAATAGCGCCGTTAAACTTGAAAATGAATCTAAATCCGAAACTCTGGATTACCTACTTACAGATAATATTGAAAGAGGCTTTGAAAATAAAAGTTTGGCAAAAATAATAATTGATTCAAGAGAACGGCATATCGGTAGATACATCTCAAAAAAAGCAAATCTGGAATTTAAAACCCTCGAAATCGGAGATTATATCGTGAGTGACAGGGTTGCAGTTGAAAGAAAAACTGCAGAAGATTTTGAAAGCTCAATAATCGATAAAAGATTGTTTAATCAACTTATCGATTTAAAAAAATATGAAAAACCGCTTTTAATAATTGAAGGAGATAATTTTTACAGACTTCGTGAAAATGCAATACAAGGAACGATATTTTCTATAATGATAGACTACCAAATTCCGATAATCTTTTCAAAAAATATGGAAGATACTGCAAATATTTTAGTGAAAATTGCAGAAAAAGAGCAATTAAAGGAAAAGAGAGGAATATCTATACGATATGGTAAAAGACTAATGTCGATAAAAGAAAGGCAGAAGTTTTTGGTTGAAGGACTTCCCGATATTGGGCCAGTAATGGCGGAAAATCTTTTAAATAGCCTTCAAACGGTTGAAAAAATATTTGGTGCAAGTGAAAAAGAATTAACCGCAGTTGAAGGGATTGGAAAAATTACGGCTAAAAAAATACGTGAAGTAGTTACTAAAACTTATAACGAAAAAAATACAATGAAAAATGAGGATTTATTATGA
- a CDS encoding RtcB family protein: MKANVKKIAEKTYQLSTDYKSDMKVPGNIYLDDILFKNLEEDVFEQIANVACLPGIQKYSLAMPDCHYGYGFCIGGVAAFDEKTGVISPGGVGFDINCGVRLLKTNLTKKDVDSNLKGLLQEIFKNVPSGLGSKGKIKITKNEIDNVLEEGVDWASSEGYAWKNDYRHIEEHGKMKNADASLVSDNAKKRGLPQLGSLGSGNHFLEVQYVDEIFDENAAKAYGVEKDQVVLMIHTGSRGLGHQICADYLRYMESASKKYNIKLPDRQLACAPISSEEGMRYFNAMSAGANYAWVNRQLVTNWIRESFEQVFKMSAEDLEMDIIYDVAHNIAKKEQHIIDGKMKNVIVHRKGATRAFGPGHDEIPSEYVKIGQPVIIPGDMGTASYLMHGTEKAMNETFGSTAHGAGRALSRVQALKLYKGNEVQEKLQKKGILVLADSKGVIAEECPEAYKDIETVANVCNDSGISLKVAKMRPMGVVKG; the protein is encoded by the coding sequence TTGAAAGCAAATGTGAAAAAAATAGCTGAAAAAACGTACCAACTTTCAACTGATTATAAATCTGATATGAAAGTTCCAGGAAATATTTATCTTGATGACATACTTTTTAAAAACCTTGAAGAAGACGTATTTGAACAGATTGCAAATGTTGCATGTTTACCCGGCATTCAAAAGTATTCCCTTGCAATGCCAGACTGTCACTACGGTTACGGGTTTTGTATCGGAGGGGTTGCAGCATTTGATGAAAAAACAGGAGTAATAAGTCCAGGGGGCGTTGGTTTCGATATTAATTGTGGAGTAAGACTTTTAAAAACCAATTTAACAAAAAAAGATGTAGATTCAAACTTGAAAGGGCTTTTACAGGAAATATTTAAAAATGTTCCTTCTGGACTTGGAAGTAAGGGAAAAATAAAAATTACTAAAAATGAAATTGATAACGTACTTGAAGAAGGCGTTGACTGGGCATCAAGTGAGGGTTACGCTTGGAAAAATGATTACAGGCATATTGAAGAACACGGAAAAATGAAAAATGCAGACGCTTCATTAGTTTCAGATAATGCAAAAAAAAGGGGACTTCCCCAGTTAGGGTCTTTAGGTAGTGGAAACCATTTTTTAGAGGTTCAGTATGTTGATGAAATATTTGATGAAAATGCAGCAAAAGCATACGGTGTTGAAAAAGATCAAGTCGTTTTAATGATACATACTGGTTCAAGAGGCTTGGGCCACCAGATATGTGCGGATTATTTAAGATACATGGAAAGCGCATCAAAAAAATATAATATCAAGTTACCGGATAGACAGCTTGCATGTGCACCGATAAGTTCTGAAGAAGGAATGCGTTATTTTAACGCAATGTCTGCGGGTGCAAATTATGCATGGGTAAATAGACAGCTTGTCACAAACTGGATAAGGGAAAGTTTTGAACAAGTATTTAAAATGTCTGCAGAAGATTTAGAAATGGATATAATCTATGACGTTGCACATAATATTGCTAAAAAAGAGCAGCATATAATTGATGGAAAAATGAAAAACGTTATAGTTCATAGGAAAGGTGCAACAAGGGCATTTGGGCCAGGACATGATGAAATTCCATCAGAATATGTTAAAATAGGACAACCAGTTATAATTCCAGGTGATATGGGCACTGCGTCTTATTTAATGCATGGGACTGAAAAAGCAATGAATGAAACCTTTGGATCAACTGCACATGGTGCGGGAAGAGCTTTAAGTCGAGTACAGGCTCTTAAATTATACAAAGGAAATGAAGTTCAAGAAAAGCTTCAGAAAAAAGGAATATTGGTCTTAGCAGATTCTAAAGGGGTTATTGCAGAAGAATGTCCTGAGGCATACAAAGACATTGAAACTGTTGCAAACGTATGCAATG
- a CDS encoding M20 family metallo-hydrolase produces MKSIFDETVDISSNLIKINSVNPSFEGPGEEEKTKYIKNKLEEYVKKYGIDNFQILNYNIKDENNILRPNIVSKFNFSKDKTLTIISHTDVVPIGDIGLWDTDPFEPIISDNVIYGRGCEDNHKGIVSSFLLLKMIFEEQIDPKYNLNLIFVSDEENGSKYGLSYLVDNFEKELFNKDDLIIVPDFGVFDGNLIEIAEKKIMWIKFKIKGKQCHGSTPENGLNADVLAFKFGEGLYCKLYKKYNNINSIFTPPFSTFEPTMLKNNVENTNTIPGYVELNFDCRILPEYDINDVLADIDEYIKLFKNEFEKYLFHYDLKEKDNLEITYDILKIETSTPTKPESKIVTKLESAIKTVLKKEPKVCGMGGGTVAAFLREKGYPVAVWGIGYETAHQPNEHIKVEQLIDMAKVYLDIMK; encoded by the coding sequence ATGAAAAGTATTTTTGACGAAACAGTTGATATTTCTTCAAACCTTATAAAAATAAATTCGGTAAATCCTAGTTTTGAAGGGCCTGGAGAAGAAGAAAAGACAAAATACATAAAAAACAAACTTGAAGAATACGTAAAAAAATATGGTATCGATAATTTCCAGATTTTAAATTATAATATAAAAGATGAAAATAACATTTTAAGACCAAATATCGTTTCAAAATTTAATTTTTCAAAAGATAAGACACTAACAATAATATCACATACTGATGTTGTTCCAATCGGGGATATTGGCCTTTGGGATACAGATCCATTTGAACCAATTATTTCAGATAACGTCATCTATGGTCGAGGCTGTGAAGATAACCATAAGGGAATTGTTTCGTCTTTTTTACTTTTAAAAATGATTTTTGAGGAACAAATTGACCCTAAATATAATTTAAATTTGATTTTTGTGTCTGATGAAGAAAATGGCAGTAAATACGGGCTTTCATACTTAGTCGATAACTTTGAAAAGGAACTTTTTAATAAAGACGATTTAATAATTGTTCCAGATTTTGGAGTTTTTGATGGAAATTTGATTGAAATTGCTGAAAAGAAAATTATGTGGATTAAATTTAAAATAAAAGGAAAGCAGTGTCATGGAAGTACTCCAGAAAACGGCCTAAATGCTGATGTTTTAGCATTTAAATTTGGAGAGGGACTATACTGCAAACTATACAAAAAATACAATAATATCAATTCGATATTTACGCCTCCATTTTCAACATTTGAGCCAACTATGTTAAAAAATAATGTTGAAAATACAAATACGATACCAGGATATGTAGAACTAAATTTTGACTGTAGAATTCTTCCAGAATATGATATAAATGATGTTCTTGCCGATATAGATGAATATATCAAATTATTTAAAAATGAATTTGAAAAATACCTCTTCCACTATGATTTAAAGGAAAAAGATAATTTAGAAATTACCTATGATATCTTAAAAATAGAAACTTCAACCCCTACAAAACCCGAATCAAAAATAGTAACAAAATTAGAATCTGCAATTAAAACGGTGCTTAAAAAAGAGCCAAAAGTATGTGGAATGGGAGGGGGAACTGTTGCTGCATTTTTAAGGGAAAAAGGTTATCCTGTTGCAGTATGGGGGATAGGGTATGAAACCGCACACCAACCAAATGAACATATTAAAGTAGAACAGTTAATAGATATGGCAAAAGTCTATCTTGATATAATGAAATAG
- a CDS encoding pyridoxal phosphate-dependent aminotransferase gives MRTDIVSSGVGELSYEIREIVKVAKRAENSGLEIVWENIGDPIAKGEKLPHWIKEIVAETAMEDSSYGYCPTKGLLETREFLADLNNSRNGANISSEDILFFNGLGDAITNIYGLLRKECRVIGPKPAYSTHSSAEGLHANCHPVMYELNKDDNWNPDIEDLTNKIKYNPSIAGILLINPGNPTGAVYSKKVLSNIVDIANEYDLFILTDEIYSNIVYNGKKHNYLSEVIDDVSGISLKGISKDLPWPGSRCGWAEFYNVEKDPIFHKYVENICKFKMIEVCSTTLPQKVIPRVMSDNRYGKYLEERKKHYEYASNYVYDRMKKIEGVTVNKTNGAFYNTLVLEKEYLNEDQSLKIEDNGLKNYIETISKGIPNDKRFVYYLLGSTGICTVPLTSFCSEHNGLRFTLLERNMEIMNNTFEIMAEKIEEYILSN, from the coding sequence ATGAGAACAGATATCGTAAGTTCGGGAGTTGGAGAATTGTCATATGAAATCAGGGAAATTGTGAAGGTGGCGAAAAGGGCCGAAAATTCGGGATTGGAAATTGTCTGGGAAAATATTGGGGATCCAATTGCCAAGGGGGAAAAGCTTCCACACTGGATAAAGGAAATTGTCGCAGAAACTGCAATGGAAGATAGTTCATACGGGTACTGCCCTACAAAAGGCCTTCTTGAAACACGTGAATTTTTAGCAGATTTAAACAATAGTAGAAATGGAGCGAATATATCTTCTGAAGATATTTTATTTTTTAACGGCCTTGGAGATGCCATAACAAATATATATGGACTTTTAAGGAAAGAATGTCGTGTAATCGGGCCAAAACCTGCTTATTCAACACATTCTTCTGCAGAAGGCCTTCATGCAAACTGTCATCCGGTAATGTATGAGTTAAATAAAGATGACAACTGGAATCCGGATATTGAAGACCTTACTAATAAAATAAAATATAATCCTTCAATTGCAGGAATTTTACTTATAAATCCAGGAAATCCAACTGGTGCAGTTTATTCGAAAAAAGTACTGAGTAATATCGTTGATATTGCAAATGAATATGATTTATTTATTTTAACTGACGAAATATATTCAAATATTGTTTATAACGGTAAAAAACATAATTATTTATCTGAAGTAATTGATGACGTTTCAGGAATTTCTTTAAAAGGCATTTCAAAAGATCTTCCGTGGCCAGGTTCACGATGCGGTTGGGCAGAGTTTTATAATGTTGAAAAAGACCCGATTTTCCATAAATACGTTGAAAACATATGTAAGTTTAAAATGATTGAAGTATGTTCAACAACGCTCCCTCAAAAAGTAATTCCAAGAGTAATGTCCGATAACAGGTATGGTAAATATCTAGAAGAGCGAAAAAAACACTATGAATATGCTTCAAACTATGTTTACGATAGAATGAAAAAAATCGAAGGAGTTACGGTAAATAAAACTAACGGTGCATTTTACAACACATTAGTTTTAGAGAAAGAATATTTAAATGAAGATCAATCATTGAAAATTGAAGATAATGGACTTAAAAATTATATTGAAACTATTTCAAAGGGAATCCCAAATGACAAGAGGTTCGTATACTACCTTCTTGGTTCAACAGGAATTTGCACTGTTCCTTTAACATCCTTTTGTTCTGAACACAATGGCCTTAGATTTACACTTCTTGAAAGAAATATGGAAATTATGAATAACACATTTGAGATAATGGCTGAAAAAATTGAAGAATATATTTTAAGTAATTAA